The stretch of DNA CGAGTGCGGTATCCGGGAAGCGCCGCGGCTGCTCCTAGATGCCATACCTGGCCTAGAGCGCCTTGAGATGGCCGAAACTGAAACCTGTTGCGGCTTTGGGGGCACCTTCGCCGTGAAGTTCGAAGCCATATCCGTGGCCATGGCCGAACAGAAAGTAGAACATGCCCTGGCCACGGGCGCCGACTACCTCATCAGCACCGACACCAGCTGCCTCATGCACCTCGATGCCTACATTCGCCGCGAAAAAAAGCCCATCAAGACGCTACACGTAGCCGATGTGCTGGCCAGCGGCTGGTAGGCTACTCAGGCCCGGGCAAGGACACAGCAATTGTCGGTTGGTGTAGGCTCCCTTCTGTAGCGGTAAAAGCAGTAAGTAACAAAAAGCCCTTACTTCCGTGGTGGAGGTAAGGGCTTTTAGATTGACAAGTGTGAGTGCTCACATAAGAACAGCCTCTTTACAAGCGCTACGTCCTTGCCCGAACCTGAGTGGCCTAGATTAGTTTTTGAATCCGAGTTCTGAGGCCTTCCGAGGCATCCACGAGGGGGAGGCGCACGGAGCCGGAGCATACGCCAAGGCTTTCTAAAGCGGCCTTTACGCCCACCGGGTTGCTCTCCTCATACATCAGCGGGTTGAGCTCTACAAAGCCGAACAGCAACTGGCTGGCTGCTTTATAGTCGCCGGTCAGGGCGTGACGGGTCATGTCGGAGAAGCGGCGCGGAAAGGCGTTGGCCAGTACCGAGATGATGCCTACGGCGCCGAAGCTGATGAGGGAAGTGGTCATCATATCATCACCCGAAATCAAGAGGAAGTCCTCTGGCTTAGCGGCGGCAATGGCAATACACTGCTCTAAGTTGCCGCTGGCCTCCTTGATGCCAATGATGTTGGCGTGCTGGGCAAGTAGCAGGGTAGTAGCGGCGGTAAGGTTAGAACTGGTGCGACCGGGCACGTTATAAAGCAACACTGGCACCGGCGAAGCGTCGGCAATGCGCTCATAGTGGGCAATGATGCCGCGCTGGCTGGGCTTGTTGTAGTGGGGGCTGGCTGAGAGCAGCGCCGTGATACCCGATAGGTCAGTATTCTGAATGGTGCGAACTACGGCGGCCGTATCATTCCCGCCAATGCCATACACCAGTGGTACGCGGCCATTAACTTGCGCACGCACTACGCGCAAAATCTCGGCCTTTTCTTCCGTGGTGAGAGTCGGCGACTCGGCCGTGGTGCCGTTGATAACGAGGTATTCTACCCCACCTTCGAGGGTAAAATCAACTAGACGGCGCAGAGCGTCGTAGTCGACGGCGCAATCAGGAGTAGGAGTGAAGGGAGTAACGAGGGCTACGCCAGTGCCACGGAGTTTGTCCATGCGGGAAATTAGCGGTTGATTTGTAATGGGAAGACCCGCAGCGAAGGTACTATGCCAACGGCGAAGGTCAGCTCGTTTCCTGTAAAAGTTCGGCTCTCCGGGCCGGTCGCGTTAACCCATTTCATGAAGTTCACTTATTACCCGTTGCTGGCAGCTGCCACCATCGCCACGCTCAGCGCTCTAACGGCCTGCAACGACGCCAAAACGGCCACAGCCGCCGAAAATGCAGCATCTGCCACGGCCATTGCCGTTGACTCAGCCTCTACGGCTACCATTACCACCGCTGGCAACGCTACCGCCGCCGACATCAGCACCGGCAGCCCGGCCACCATCCCGGCCAGCAAGCGTGCCGATGCCGCCGCCATTCTGGCCCGGCCCCAGGTGCCCATTCTGTGCTACCACCAGATTCGCGACTGGCGCGCCAAAGACTCGAAAGGAGCCAAAGACTACATCGTACCGGTAGAGCAATTTAAGGCGCAGATCAAAATGCTGGCCGACTCCGGCTACCACAGCATTCTGCCCGATCAGCTATTTGCCTACCTCACCACCGGGGCGCCGCTGCCAAGCAAGCCCATCATGCTCACCTTCGACGATACCGACCTCGACCAGTTCACCGTTGCCCGGCCCACGCTGGACAAGTACGGCTACAAGGCCGTGTATTTTGTGATGACCGTGAGCCTGGGCCGCCCCAACTACATGACTAAGGCACAGGTGAAGCAGCTTTCCGATGAAGGTAACGTAATCGGTTCGCACACCTGGGACCACCACAACGTGAAGAAATACCAGGGCCAGGATTGGGTAACCCAGATCGAGAAGCCCACCAAGCAGCTGGAGGAAATTACTGGCAAGAAGATCAACTACTTCGCTTATCCCTTCGGCCTCTGGAACCCTGAGGCTTTCCCGGAGCTAAAGAAGCGCGGTATGGATGCCGCTTTCGTGCTGGCCGAGAAGCGCGACCAGCAAGACCCGTTGTTCACCATCCGCCGGATTATTGCCAGCGGTTACTGGAGTCCTCGCACCCTGCATAACAGCATTGTACAGAGCTTCTAAGCAATAGTACAGTGCCAAACACAACGGCCCGGCTCACCTATCTGGTGGGCCGGGCCGTTGTGTTTGGTGAGGCCATGGCTTCTAGGCCACTAGCAGTTTCAGGATAGTATGCTCACCCGTAGGTGGCTATTTCACGCCGCCTTCCTGCAGCGTTTTAAAGGCCCCGGCATTAATGACATTCTTGAATCCTTTTTCCTGAAAGAGCACCGTGGCTTTGCCGCTGCGGTTTCCGGAGGCGCAGTACAATACATAGGTTTTCGTGGGGTCAAGCTGACTGACCTGAGTGGTAAAATCTGCAGCCCGAAAATTTACGTTCTGCGCATTGCTGAGGTGGCCCGCCGCATACTCCTCAGGGGTACGCACATCCAGCAGAACCACGCCGGGTTTCGCCAGTGCCCGCTGTACTGTTGCCAAGGAGGCTACGGGCACCGTGGGCGCTACAACTGTGGTTGGGGCGGTGCCAGCAGCAGGAGAACCTGACTGGGGTTGACCCTGCGCGAAGGCACCAGTGGCGGCCAAGAAGAGAGCTGAGGCTAGAAAAGCAAAACGGATCATATGGAGTTCTAAGTAAGGAAGTAGCGGAGCACGTTGTAGGGGCGGCTGGCTTTTGGGTAACTGGCCTGTCCGGGAGAATGTTCCTTAGATAGGCCAGTACCAGCCCTGAGCCAGCCTTTTGGGGCGCACGTTTGGAATGGGTATAGTAACCGTAAGCCCTTGTTAAAATAACGAGCCCTGCTTCCCTAGGCCAGTACCTGGCTTTTCGTCAGCGGTGGTGTTGCCGGTGGTATCCGGAGCCGGGAGCAATTCAGCTGTCAGGAGGGAAGGGGTATCGTTCGGTTCATCTTCCTCGGGCGCAGTGGTGCCGGTTGGTAACATGGCCAGCAGGTCAGCCTCCGTGATGATGGGCACTTTCAGTTCAGTAGCTTTTTCACGCTTGGCCGGCCCCATTTTGTCGCCGGCCACTAGGTAGCTGAGCTTCTTGCTGATGCTGCCCGTTACCTTACCGCCGTGCTGCTGTATGAGTTGCTGCAGGTCTTCGCGGCTATGCTGCTCAAACACACCCGAAAGCACAAATGTCAGCCCGGCTAGTCGGTCACTAACGGCTTGCGGAGCTTCACCAGTAAGCGCCAGTTGCACACCTGCTGCCCGTAGGCCACTAATCAGAGCCTGATTTTCGGGCTCCTGGAACCACGCCGCCGCCGATTCGGCAATTACGCCGCCCACTTCGGGTACGGCAGCCAGATCGGTGGCGCTGGCAGCGCTGAGCGCTTCTATAGTGCGGTAGTGAGCGGCTAGCTTTTCGGCCACGGTTTCCCCCACGTACCGGATGCCCAGGCCAAACAGTACCCGGTCAAAGGGCACCTGTTTGCTTTGCTCCAGGCCAGTTACAAGCCGCTGCACCGACTTCTCGCCCATGCGGTCGAGCTGGGCCAGCTCGACCGCATGGGCGGGTAGGTCGTAGAGGCTGGCGGCATCGGTCACGAGGCCCAGGTCAAAGAAGCGGCCAACAGTTTCGGCTCCCAAACCATCAATGTTCATAGCTTTGCGCGACACAAAGTGCTCTAGGCGGGCTTTCTGCTGAGGTGGGCAGCCGCGGTCATTGGGGCAGCGGAAGTGCGCTTCGCCCTCCGGCCGAACCAAGGGCGTACCGCAGGCGGGGCACTCTGTAGGGTACTGAATAGGCTGACTTTCTGCCGGCCTGGCGCTCAGGTCAACCCCCGTAATTTTAGGAATGATTTCACCACCCTTTTCCACAAATACCATATCGTTAAGGCGCAGGTCAAGGGCCGCAATCTGGTTGGCATTGTGCACTGAGGCGCGCTTCACCACGGTACCAGCCAACGGCACGGGGTCGAGGAGGGCTACTGGCGTTACTGCCCCCGTACGGCCCACCTGGTATTGGATGCTGTTGAGGCGGGTGCGGGCGGCTTCAGCGGGGTACTTGTAGGCAATAGCCCAGCGTGGGCTCTTGGCCGTGAACCCCAGTATTTCCTGCTGCTGGAAGTCATCAACCTTGATGACTATGCCATCGGTGGCAACGGGCAGCGTGAAGCGCTGCTTGTCCCACTCATGCACAAAGGCCAGCACCTCCTCAATAGAGTGGCAGCGGCGCCAGGTATCAGAAACGGGTAAGCCCCAGCTCAACATAGCCTCCAGGGCCGCGCTGTGCGTAGGGAAAGATCCCCGCCCTGGGGTAAGGTAGGCGTACGCGTAAAAGCGCAGACGGCGGGCCGCCACCAGTGCCGAGTCCTGGAGCTTGAGCGCACCGCTAGCTGCATTGCGCGGGTTAGCCAGCAGCTGCTCACCGTTGGCCTCACGCTCTATGTTCAGGTCTGCGAATACCGGTAGGGGCATAAAAATCTCGCCGCGCACTTCAAACTCTTTAGGCTGGTTGGCTGCCGGGCGCAGGTGCAGGGGCAGGTTCTTGATCGTGCGCACGTTGTTGGTTACCACGTCGCCACGGGTACCGTCGCCGCGCGTAACGCCCTGGGTGAGCTGCCCATCCTGATAGGTCAGGCTCATAGCAACGCCGTCAAATTTCAGCTCACAAACATATGCTACATCGGCGCCTTCCAGCCCCCGGCGCACGCGCTCATCAAACTCCCGTAAGTCTGCCTCTGAGTAGGTATTGCCAAGGCTGAGCATGGGGTAGCGGTGCTCAGCCGTGGGAAATTGCTTGGTTATAGTGCCACCCACGCGCTGAGTAGGAGAGTTGGGGTGGGCAAATTCGGGGTATTCCTTCTCTAGGCGGGCCAACTCTGCTAGCATGTGGTCGAAGTCCTGGTCAGGCACTTCAGAAATGTCACGCTGGTAATATTGATAGTTGAGGTGGTGCAGCCGCTCCGTTAAAGCGGTTATCTGTTGCTGAATGTCGGTCATGGAACTTCGCTTGGGTGGCTCAGAAGCTTACGTTGCTGGCAGCTGAATGGGCAAACCAAACGCCGCCAACAGGTGCGCAAGCTACGCATTGGGCATTTGTCGTGCTCAAAGAAAAGGCGGTAATACGGGTCTAGCCGGCCCATATTTTCAGAACGAGTGGGCTAGCGGAGTAGAGTAATACTGCTGAACCTATTACGCTAAAAAAACAGCAAGCTCCCTCACACGTGCGAGGGAGCTTGCTAAAAAAAAGGGGAGTACTGCTGGCTGGGTTAATCGGCTACTAGTACCCCATCAGCTTCAAAGGTATACTGCTGCTCAGGCTCGGTAATGGCTGCCACCTCTTGCGTTGACTTACCTGCATCCTGGGCGTAATGCTGTAGGTCAGAAACGGGAACGGTTTCGCGGTGAGCCCAGCCATTAATTATCACGGTCTTACCGGCAATGTCCTTCGGCACAAAGAAAGCGTAGTCCTTAAAGCGGACACGCATGGGCTGGCCGTCCGGGGTTTTCATGGTTAGCCAGCAGCCTTTGGCTTGGCACACAGCATCGGCGGTGCCAACCAGCTTCACCTGGGCCGAGTCTCTACTGCCGAGGACCTGTTGCAGTGTAGCTATCGGTTGGGCCCCGCTGGCACTAATGGCCTCCCCGTAGGTTTTACCCGTAAGGGTTGGCGTAGCGGCAGGGGAGCTACCCTGAATAGCGGCCGTTTCCGGCGCCGACTGGCAGGCTCCCAGGTGCAGCAACACTACGGCAGCGGCCAGCAGATTACGAAAAGCGTTGAAACCCATAATCCGCAAAAAGTTAACTGAGGGGTTATTTAAGCTTGGTTTTGACTTTCTGATGCAGTGGCTCTGTTGCTTGCGCGCTTGAGCCGTTGCGCATGGTCAGCAACCGAACCTGCTCAAGATTACCTTTTTTATCATAAAACTCACTTTTTACCATGCCTATTTCCGGCGAATAGTAATCAACCACCCGCTGAGAACTACGCATTATTAAGTCGGCGCGGGCGGCAGTGCCATGTTCCCGCTCTGACTCTACCTTGTAGCACTGAAAAGTACCCGCTGGGGTAGTCACTGGCTCTTGCCCACTAACTACTTTCCGGTTCTTAACCGTGGCATACACCTTGGCAATATCCACGGCCGTGCTGCTTACTTGCACCGTAACGCCCCCCGAAGGCAGGGTAGAGCCCACCGTAGGGTGGTTAGGCCAGGCCAGCGGAACCGGATCATAGGTAAAGAGCCGGTTACGGAACGAGCTAAGGCTTTCTGCATTTAACTCGCTGGTGCCATCGGTAAAGCATGTGTCCTGGCGGCACATATAGCGGAGGTCCTGCAGGTTCTCAAGCTTGTTTTTAGTATCATACATCCCACTCTTGAGCAGGGCCGTGGTAGTAGTGATGGTTTGTTTCTTGTTTTGCTCAGTAGTGAAGTTTACCACCCGGTTCCGGATAACGCCCACGGGTTTCCCTTTGCCATCCTGTAGCTGATACACTATTTCCATTCTGTCGGTAAGGCCGAAAGGCCTGGCATCAGCAGCGGGTTGCTGCTGGGCCAGCGCGGAACCAGCCGTTAGTACCAGCGTGGAAGCAAAAGAAAGGAAACGGGAAAGGGAAGTCATAAAGCAAGGGAGGGTGAAAGGGTAGTTACTGGCTGCATACGCAGTTTAGCTGCTTAGGATTTTGTCTGGTTGGGCTTCGGTCCACCTCAAAAGTCCAAGCACTACAGCAAGCCAGTGCAAATGGCCTGCCAATACGCCACCACCTCACTGATTACAGAGGCTGATGTAACTTGCGCGCGGCCCTATCGTTGAGAATTATCACTGCTAAGCAGAAATTTTTCGGCTGGCGGCCATGCATACGCTCCTAAAGCAACTGGCATCTTTCTAAGAACGGCCGGTGGCTTTTATCATCTTTCATTCTCTTACCACGCATTCATCATGCCTGACCCAAACTCCCAACCCTCTTGGGCCGATACCGCGGCTTCCTTACTTTCAAAGCTTTCTGGCGGCGTAGAGCTGGCTCTGAATTTCGATCAGATGGAGCTGCAAATGCCAAATGCGCAAAACCCCAGCTCTCCTACCACGTGGCGCCTCAACGGAGCCTTGCGCATCCGTACCCGCGGCGAGAACCCGCCGGCCGCCACGTTGCCACCCGCAACTCCTATTTCCCTTGGCTAGCGGCCTCGAGATAGATGCGCAGTTGGTGGTTACCCTGGATGGCGACGACGTTAAAATTGTGGCTGTTGGGACCTATCTAATAATTAATTTCCCAAGTCAGCGGGTGTTTGACAAGATTACGAGCGGACCGCCCAAGGACCCCAGCGCGCCTAAAAAAGCCAAAGACCCAAATGCGCCCGACCCCTTAAAGCAACTCAATGAACTGGCCCTGCGCTTAGGGCTGGTGCTGGATTTGCGCGTGGCCAACAAAACGCACGTAACCTTTGGCGCGGGCAACTCCCCTAAAATTACGTTTAATGCCGTCCTCGGAAAGATAGGCTCTTTTTTCAAGGGAAATTAAGGTCCAAAAAGCCTGAAAATTGAAACAGCCAGGGTGGCATTTTTACGTATCTTGCTGGTACGCCCCTATGTGCCCCCGGTGCTTCCCGGCTGGAACTAATGGGCTCCCGATTGGTTTGCATAACCACGAAGCTGCCCATTTTTTCCGCCCGATGAATTCTGACAGAGAACATAGAGATAAAGTAGGAGCTGGCCGTGCCGCCTCCACTTTCCAGAAGATGGAGCGGATGCCCGTTTTGCTCGTCATGCTATATCTAGGGCTGGTTGGAATTACGGTGTTGTTTGTGGTGCTGGTGGTGGCCTACGCGCGCCTGCGCTACTCCACTGATGTCCCTATTGGTAACCATCCATTTCCGCGCTACTTCTCCCTAAGCACCATTGTGTTGCTGGTGAGCAGCTATACCATCAGCCAGGCAAAACGACTGTACCAGCAAGATGATATGCAGAACCTGGTACGCTGCCTGGGCGCTACGCTGCTGCTGAGCAGTATTTTTGCCGGTCTGCAGTTGCTAGGCTGGAATGAGCTGCGCACCCAGGGCGTACTACTCAACGACCCCCAATCCGCTACCGGCACGTTTGTGTATCTGATTTCGGGCTTGCACGTGGTGCACCTTTTTGGGGGTATGTTGTTTCTGCTGGCATTGTTGCTGCGTACCATTCATGCCTCCCGTGATGGGGTGCGTAACCTGGTATTCATCCGCAACCCGTACCGCCGTTTGCAGCTGCACATGATTACCGTGTACTGGCACTTTATTGATGTGCTCTGGGTAGGGCTGTTTGCTGCCTTTCTGTTTCTGTACTAGTAGCTTAGGCTATGAGCTGTTTACGTCCCTGGCTTCTGCAGAGAGCCAGGGACGTTTTGCGTTAAGCCAGGGCATGGTTTGCCAAGTAAGCCACAGGCCGCGTGGCTTTAAGCCCAATCCGTTACATGCATATTTCAGCTTCAGGGGCGTATCTTGGCAGGGTATATTGTCGCGCTGGTAATCCCGTTTCCTATTTTACTTACTCTGTATATGTCCCGAGTTTTCGCCGCGTTAGCGACAGGGTTATTGCTGTTAGGCCATGCTTCGCTGGCGCAACTGCCCACGTACCAGGCCCGTCCCGCCGATATACTAGGCGCTGCTGAGGGCTGCGCGCAGGCGCGCATCAGTGATGCCGGGCGGGTGGCCTATGCCAGCCTAAACCATCGGCAGCGTATGGCGCGCTATGATGTGAGCTTTTATAAGCTGGATATCAGCTTGGAAAACAACTCCCGCAACGTAGCCGGGGCAGTGCGCATCAAAGCCCGCTCCTTGACTTCAGGCTTAGATTCCCTGGCGTTTGAGCTGTACCCAACCTTAGTTATCGACTCAGTGGTAGTGGATGGCCGCAAGAGCCCGGGTTGGCGCCGGGCGGCCGGCGATGTAACTGCCGCCTTGCAGCAGCCAGTTGGCAACCAGGTGTTTTTCAATGCGCTCATTTACTACCGTGGCACTGCCCCCAACGGCAACTCGGCGGCAATTGGTAATGCTCTCAACTCGGCGGTTGCGC from Hymenobacter taeanensis encodes:
- the dapA gene encoding 4-hydroxy-tetrahydrodipicolinate synthase, with protein sequence MDKLRGTGVALVTPFTPTPDCAVDYDALRRLVDFTLEGGVEYLVINGTTAESPTLTTEEKAEILRVVRAQVNGRVPLVYGIGGNDTAAVVRTIQNTDLSGITALLSASPHYNKPSQRGIIAHYERIADASPVPVLLYNVPGRTSSNLTAATTLLLAQHANIIGIKEASGNLEQCIAIAAAKPEDFLLISGDDMMTTSLISFGAVGIISVLANAFPRRFSDMTRHALTGDYKAASQLLFGFVELNPLMYEESNPVGVKAALESLGVCSGSVRLPLVDASEGLRTRIQKLI
- a CDS encoding polysaccharide deacetylase family protein; this translates as MKFTYYPLLAAATIATLSALTACNDAKTATAAENAASATAIAVDSASTATITTAGNATAADISTGSPATIPASKRADAAAILARPQVPILCYHQIRDWRAKDSKGAKDYIVPVEQFKAQIKMLADSGYHSILPDQLFAYLTTGAPLPSKPIMLTFDDTDLDQFTVARPTLDKYGYKAVYFVMTVSLGRPNYMTKAQVKQLSDEGNVIGSHTWDHHNVKKYQGQDWVTQIEKPTKQLEEITGKKINYFAYPFGLWNPEAFPELKKRGMDAAFVLAEKRDQQDPLFTIRRIIASGYWSPRTLHNSIVQSF
- a CDS encoding rhodanese-like domain-containing protein; its protein translation is MIRFAFLASALFLAATGAFAQGQPQSGSPAAGTAPTTVVAPTVPVASLATVQRALAKPGVVLLDVRTPEEYAAGHLSNAQNVNFRAADFTTQVSQLDPTKTYVLYCASGNRSGKATVLFQEKGFKNVINAGAFKTLQEGGVK
- the ligA gene encoding NAD-dependent DNA ligase LigA gives rise to the protein MTDIQQQITALTERLHHLNYQYYQRDISEVPDQDFDHMLAELARLEKEYPEFAHPNSPTQRVGGTITKQFPTAEHRYPMLSLGNTYSEADLREFDERVRRGLEGADVAYVCELKFDGVAMSLTYQDGQLTQGVTRGDGTRGDVVTNNVRTIKNLPLHLRPAANQPKEFEVRGEIFMPLPVFADLNIEREANGEQLLANPRNAASGALKLQDSALVAARRLRFYAYAYLTPGRGSFPTHSAALEAMLSWGLPVSDTWRRCHSIEEVLAFVHEWDKQRFTLPVATDGIVIKVDDFQQQEILGFTAKSPRWAIAYKYPAEAARTRLNSIQYQVGRTGAVTPVALLDPVPLAGTVVKRASVHNANQIAALDLRLNDMVFVEKGGEIIPKITGVDLSARPAESQPIQYPTECPACGTPLVRPEGEAHFRCPNDRGCPPQQKARLEHFVSRKAMNIDGLGAETVGRFFDLGLVTDAASLYDLPAHAVELAQLDRMGEKSVQRLVTGLEQSKQVPFDRVLFGLGIRYVGETVAEKLAAHYRTIEALSAASATDLAAVPEVGGVIAESAAAWFQEPENQALISGLRAAGVQLALTGEAPQAVSDRLAGLTFVLSGVFEQHSREDLQQLIQQHGGKVTGSISKKLSYLVAGDKMGPAKREKATELKVPIITEADLLAMLPTGTTAPEEDEPNDTPSLLTAELLPAPDTTGNTTADEKPGTGLGKQGSLF
- a CDS encoding DUF4920 domain-containing protein; translated protein: MGFNAFRNLLAAAVVLLHLGACQSAPETAAIQGSSPAATPTLTGKTYGEAISASGAQPIATLQQVLGSRDSAQVKLVGTADAVCQAKGCWLTMKTPDGQPMRVRFKDYAFFVPKDIAGKTVIINGWAHRETVPVSDLQHYAQDAGKSTQEVAAITEPEQQYTFEADGVLVAD
- a CDS encoding TapB family protein; this encodes MTSLSRFLSFASTLVLTAGSALAQQQPAADARPFGLTDRMEIVYQLQDGKGKPVGVIRNRVVNFTTEQNKKQTITTTTALLKSGMYDTKNKLENLQDLRYMCRQDTCFTDGTSELNAESLSSFRNRLFTYDPVPLAWPNHPTVGSTLPSGGVTVQVSSTAVDIAKVYATVKNRKVVSGQEPVTTPAGTFQCYKVESEREHGTAARADLIMRSSQRVVDYYSPEIGMVKSEFYDKKGNLEQVRLLTMRNGSSAQATEPLHQKVKTKLK
- a CDS encoding cytochrome c oxidase subunit 3: MNSDREHRDKVGAGRAASTFQKMERMPVLLVMLYLGLVGITVLFVVLVVAYARLRYSTDVPIGNHPFPRYFSLSTIVLLVSSYTISQAKRLYQQDDMQNLVRCLGATLLLSSIFAGLQLLGWNELRTQGVLLNDPQSATGTFVYLISGLHVVHLFGGMLFLLALLLRTIHASRDGVRNLVFIRNPYRRLQLHMITVYWHFIDVLWVGLFAAFLFLY